One window of Bacteroides sp. AN502(2024) genomic DNA carries:
- a CDS encoding DUF6493 family protein, protein MEELKKELEELSETYVDTPENEERILIPFIKRVLELPMKDRRKLLPVIRELQRIKSKSFGISFVTNVCSAWAHFLSAVQFVCADKRGMDMAYHVKFDMLCKLLPLYNPAWLTDFINDDKTWFNFELNYEQLMRLMDMGYLKEFSPNRVAHLLPRATVISKKGDKGDDTFNSELLLEHDITLKEHIWTLFEYESSIGSQDDRAKEAYKKGITARDESFSAALYRFSLDGSLDRERLLKATLTTFHRNFKKDMAGWFAGFLETLRPTPGELLSLQEEMMQTFTSSYTKPVNVMLQQLKSIADEEGFRYREFIERATPLFFSGAKNSLLTICSIFEKIVARHPEMKEPCCVTLCQLFLRKDESLQKKAADFVSRHGDASSPNLRETLRSYQPEMFQSVQAVLASFKPQPAEEAHEPDANAGETVRICREDNRIPSPADKEDFLFLISRLFDMEESWEIETTIAAIIAFHPQLDKEDLGRMEPVFQRAADIVANGFRPYEGLLATFLLEYRRLWVQKDASDTGILRNMFTRLEERLKGIDENRGVYDERSFKRLADWQPCYSNVTCFTPIKQLWLNVIRQIKKENTLPLLSTPTHTPAYLQATELIRRLAAYQEAGKKPCSWDFQLAVARCAMEDKEEAIATARQLLQDEYLHLCLFLLDENVQPEPPYNHPTAWMAAGLVKAPETEFEAFKPFACNTLPHNYLTGDYEWKGVQPKEKSYEPDRRLLQLEFYKWHTYAECNSHQLWQEHLIINSKYNIDDSRYMEPLLCCFPNRPEPLIARIISHYMALGTPQEDSKRTLACALRMLLSFHCPLKEMSLLLLSGSLLFADQTVRSYAAELWVEGLSAGRMNNRRVGEILARLIGMEVAPLKRFTTQVYESMYKRSAFHNRQLEELLTVFIGGLPDKPVTGLKQLLELYLELLTVNRSKATDEQLLQRLQEWGANSNLKKVTISLNNL, encoded by the coding sequence AGAGTATTGGAGTTGCCAATGAAGGACAGGCGGAAGCTGCTGCCGGTGATCCGGGAGTTACAACGAATAAAAAGCAAGTCCTTCGGTATCAGCTTTGTGACAAACGTCTGTTCAGCGTGGGCACATTTTCTATCGGCCGTACAGTTTGTATGTGCCGACAAGCGGGGAATGGATATGGCATATCACGTGAAGTTTGACATGCTTTGCAAACTACTCCCGCTTTACAACCCCGCCTGGCTGACCGACTTTATCAACGATGACAAGACTTGGTTTAATTTCGAGCTCAATTACGAACAGCTGATGCGGCTCATGGATATGGGATACCTCAAAGAATTCTCGCCAAACCGGGTAGCGCATCTGCTTCCCCGGGCTACCGTCATTAGCAAGAAGGGAGACAAAGGAGACGATACTTTCAACAGTGAGCTGTTACTTGAGCATGACATCACCCTGAAAGAGCACATCTGGACGCTTTTTGAATACGAATCGTCCATCGGCTCTCAGGATGATCGCGCCAAAGAGGCTTATAAAAAAGGAATTACCGCACGGGATGAAAGTTTCAGTGCCGCTCTCTACCGCTTCTCGTTAGACGGCAGTCTGGACAGGGAACGGCTGCTTAAAGCCACACTCACCACTTTTCACCGGAATTTCAAGAAAGACATGGCAGGATGGTTTGCCGGGTTCCTTGAAACGCTGCGACCGACCCCCGGAGAGTTGTTGTCCTTGCAAGAAGAGATGATGCAAACATTCACTTCTTCCTACACCAAGCCGGTGAACGTGATGTTGCAACAGTTGAAGAGCATCGCGGACGAAGAAGGATTCCGTTATCGGGAATTCATCGAACGGGCAACGCCCCTTTTCTTCTCCGGTGCCAAGAACTCGCTATTAACCATCTGCTCCATCTTTGAAAAGATCGTTGCCCGGCATCCCGAGATGAAAGAGCCTTGTTGCGTCACGCTCTGCCAACTCTTCCTGAGAAAGGACGAAAGCCTGCAAAAGAAAGCCGCCGACTTTGTTTCAAGACACGGAGACGCCTCTTCGCCCAATCTCCGGGAAACGCTACGGTCTTATCAACCGGAGATGTTTCAAAGCGTGCAAGCGGTACTCGCATCTTTCAAGCCACAGCCTGCGGAAGAAGCCCATGAACCCGATGCAAATGCGGGAGAAACGGTACGCATCTGCCGGGAAGACAATCGTATCCCATCCCCCGCCGACAAAGAAGACTTCCTGTTCCTGATCAGCCGTTTGTTCGACATGGAGGAAAGTTGGGAGATAGAAACAACCATTGCCGCCATCATTGCCTTCCATCCCCAATTGGATAAGGAAGACCTCGGCCGGATGGAACCCGTTTTCCAACGGGCAGCCGATATCGTTGCCAATGGTTTCAGGCCATACGAAGGGCTTCTTGCCACTTTTCTGTTGGAATACCGGCGCTTATGGGTACAGAAAGATGCCTCCGACACCGGAATTTTGAGAAATATGTTCACCCGATTGGAAGAAAGGCTGAAAGGAATAGATGAAAACAGGGGAGTTTATGACGAGCGCTCTTTCAAACGACTTGCCGACTGGCAACCCTGCTACAGCAACGTGACCTGTTTCACACCCATCAAACAATTATGGCTGAATGTGATTCGCCAAATCAAAAAAGAAAATACATTGCCGCTGCTTTCCACTCCCACCCATACCCCGGCATACCTGCAGGCCACCGAACTGATACGCCGGCTTGCCGCATATCAGGAAGCGGGAAAGAAACCCTGTTCGTGGGATTTCCAACTGGCTGTTGCCCGTTGTGCCATGGAAGACAAGGAAGAAGCCATCGCCACCGCCCGGCAGCTGTTGCAAGATGAATACCTGCATCTCTGTCTGTTCCTGTTGGATGAAAACGTACAACCCGAACCGCCCTACAACCATCCGACCGCCTGGATGGCCGCCGGACTGGTAAAAGCGCCGGAGACGGAATTTGAAGCATTCAAGCCTTTCGCATGTAACACATTGCCGCATAATTATCTGACGGGAGACTACGAGTGGAAAGGGGTACAACCCAAAGAGAAATCATACGAACCGGACAGGCGTCTGCTCCAACTCGAGTTCTACAAATGGCATACATATGCCGAATGCAACAGCCATCAGTTGTGGCAGGAACATCTGATTATCAACAGCAAATATAACATAGATGATTCCCGTTACATGGAACCTCTGTTATGCTGCTTCCCCAACCGCCCGGAACCGTTGATAGCCCGGATTATCTCCCATTACATGGCTCTCGGCACTCCGCAGGAAGACAGCAAACGCACCCTCGCCTGTGCCTTGCGCATGCTGTTGTCTTTCCACTGCCCGCTCAAAGAGATGAGTCTGCTCCTGTTGAGCGGTTCGCTGCTTTTCGCAGACCAAACAGTCCGTTCCTATGCGGCCGAATTATGGGTGGAAGGGCTATCCGCGGGGAGAATGAACAACCGCCGGGTAGGAGAAATCCTCGCCCGGCTGATTGGTATGGAAGTCGCCCCGCTCAAACGCTTCACCACACAGGTGTACGAAAGCATGTACAAGCGCAGTGCCTTCCACAACCGCCAACTGGAAGAGCTGCTCACCGTCTTCATCGGCGGATTGCCCGACAAACCCGTCACCGGACTCAAACAACTGCTTGAACTATACCTGGAGCTGCTGACCGTCAACCGCAGCAAGGCTACGGACGAACAGCTCCTGCAGCGCCTGCAAGAATGGGGCGCGAACAGCAACCTGAAGAAAGTGACGATTTCACTCAACAACCTATAA
- a CDS encoding M15 family metallopeptidase has protein sequence MTILKYSLTVFCLLLTGCSFFSGPKEKEIPTPAEYGYTPDDMRSGEECATISPPPPERSAMALYMDSLGLVNITDLDSSLVVKLMYTQADNFTGEVLYDNLTEAYLHPDAAYALIEAQKALKRLHPSYSLIIYDAARPMSVQKKMWDVVKGTSKYKYVSNPNRGGGLHNYGLAVDISIQDSSGQPLPMGTQVDHLGVEAHITDEIELVRNGKISETERRNRLLLRKVMKEAGFRALPGEWWHFNFCSRDVAKRKYRLIP, from the coding sequence ATGACCATTCTAAAATATAGTCTAACCGTCTTCTGTTTGTTGCTGACAGGATGCTCCTTCTTTTCCGGTCCAAAGGAGAAGGAGATTCCCACCCCGGCGGAATACGGATATACACCGGACGATATGCGATCCGGTGAAGAATGTGCCACCATCTCACCGCCACCGCCGGAGCGAAGCGCAATGGCTCTCTACATGGACTCATTGGGACTCGTCAACATAACCGATCTGGATAGCAGCCTCGTTGTCAAGTTAATGTATACACAGGCTGATAATTTCACGGGCGAAGTGCTTTACGATAACTTAACGGAAGCCTACCTGCATCCGGATGCGGCATACGCCCTGATAGAGGCACAGAAAGCATTGAAGCGACTGCACCCGTCTTACAGCCTTATCATTTACGATGCGGCACGTCCAATGTCGGTACAGAAAAAGATGTGGGACGTAGTGAAAGGAACGTCCAAATATAAATATGTCTCCAACCCCAACCGCGGAGGCGGGTTACACAACTACGGACTGGCAGTAGACATCAGTATTCAGGACTCTTCGGGACAGCCCCTGCCTATGGGAACCCAAGTAGACCACTTAGGCGTGGAAGCCCATATCACAGACGAGATCGAACTGGTACGTAATGGAAAAATAAGTGAAACGGAGCGTCGGAACCGGCTACTGCTGCGAAAGGTGATGAAAGAGGCCGGATTCCGTGCATTACCCGGCGAATGGTGGCATTTCAATTTTTGCAGCCGGGACGTAGCCAAACGGAAGTATAGGTTAATACCATAA
- a CDS encoding DUF6493 family protein: MTPEERLNEIVEKQLGDAIIPFLQGLTREERKSLIPCLNRLEEYYNRFMKLDERTYGKRGTPEQQRIINLTALVIYSLKEFRKYEWGIYTAHLNELIPWHVPSWLDSFFKEGEGKEFSGFYGMNYEILMDWMEQGVLTLTPSPQTIAGYLVNELDNTDFLQKRAITLKEHIWYLFQYDCGQNRVDGRNGGQPYFSFRYFVEHGQLDRMRVLKESLLAVNRNLNKNLCGWFAGMFAALAPAMEEQLALQPEIFAVLSAPHSRPTNIILGLLKNLCVHPQFRVEEFLSQASVLFASDVKAVHQNTLAVLDKLAKERRDFRDAICRVAAQGLMSREESTQSKVAKLILTYGETESAALREALSAYTETMLANTKKELRAYLEHNEATPAHSGQSGNDSASFVHEPILPLIREDNRIEEIASTEDLIFLAGQVLDVNEIYHFDLLLGALLQEDRRQKAEQISQWAPILQRAYKVLIDGGSSRSSLLDQLMATFLLDYAKLLVKRFPKETKELSDLHREMVRKDELKKGNWGYRNLQELTIRQKTGKEEKFHVYRQLLCRTLDLLESKERPLPLLSTPTHAPMFIEPATLVERLKQYRQANAEPDDMDMQIALSRVALDDSSQELPILLQGLEGEYRRLLAFLLGADDARPQAPFTHPSWWMTAGLIKSPETIYAEFKDFSYNKGPREFLTGNFTWRTYLKTHSYTDYNKKVVEWTTPILAFDIPESKNAHVVNKDTFDERINYHSCDSHPLVVEMYPLIERFDDILNDLPRLAWLTPNMPEPLFVWCIRSAIYDPRVAEVRETDITRTAIEALHQLRHAWHEVSYLLEATCMLVADKTSRSYAAEIWIDRVGKGCMDSKRIGKILGSHQHTGWGPLKRLTDLMERQMMNVSPLHNRELETLIAAMLAELPEKPVKDLKKLLEIYAELLSVNNSKAEDEQVLHLLDIWKGVANLKKAVDNIQH, encoded by the coding sequence ATGACTCCGGAAGAACGCCTCAATGAAATAGTGGAAAAGCAACTGGGTGATGCCATCATCCCCTTTCTGCAAGGACTCACTCGGGAAGAACGAAAGAGCCTGATACCCTGCCTGAACAGACTGGAAGAATACTACAATAGATTCATGAAACTTGACGAGAGGACGTACGGCAAACGGGGAACTCCCGAACAGCAGCGCATCATCAACCTTACGGCTCTCGTTATCTATTCCCTGAAAGAATTCCGCAAATATGAATGGGGAATCTACACCGCGCATTTGAACGAATTGATTCCATGGCATGTCCCTTCCTGGCTCGACAGCTTCTTCAAAGAGGGTGAGGGCAAAGAGTTCAGCGGTTTCTACGGAATGAATTACGAAATCCTGATGGATTGGATGGAACAGGGAGTGCTCACCCTAACGCCCTCTCCACAAACCATCGCGGGGTATCTGGTGAACGAACTGGATAATACCGATTTCCTGCAAAAGCGGGCAATCACACTCAAAGAGCATATTTGGTATCTGTTCCAATACGACTGCGGGCAAAACCGGGTGGATGGCAGGAATGGCGGACAACCTTATTTCTCTTTCAGATACTTCGTAGAACACGGTCAACTGGATCGTATGCGTGTATTAAAAGAATCTCTGCTTGCCGTCAACCGGAATCTGAACAAGAACCTATGCGGCTGGTTTGCGGGCATGTTTGCCGCACTTGCCCCCGCCATGGAAGAGCAGCTCGCGTTGCAACCGGAAATATTCGCCGTCCTGTCCGCCCCTCACAGCCGCCCGACAAATATCATACTCGGACTGCTGAAGAACCTATGCGTTCACCCGCAATTCCGGGTTGAAGAGTTTCTAAGTCAGGCTTCCGTGCTTTTCGCTTCAGACGTGAAGGCTGTCCATCAAAACACACTGGCCGTACTTGACAAGCTGGCAAAAGAAAGAAGGGATTTTCGCGATGCCATCTGTCGTGTTGCCGCACAAGGATTGATGAGCCGGGAAGAATCCACTCAAAGCAAGGTAGCCAAACTGATTCTGACGTATGGAGAGACGGAATCCGCGGCATTAAGGGAAGCGCTCTCCGCATATACGGAAACGATGTTGGCAAACACTAAAAAAGAGCTGAGGGCTTATCTGGAGCATAATGAGGCGACTCCCGCCCACTCCGGACAGTCCGGCAACGATTCCGCCTCTTTCGTGCATGAACCGATACTCCCCCTTATCCGTGAGGACAACCGGATAGAGGAAATCGCTTCCACCGAAGACCTGATATTTCTTGCCGGACAAGTATTGGATGTGAACGAAATCTATCACTTCGACCTGTTACTCGGCGCCTTATTGCAAGAAGACCGTCGGCAGAAAGCGGAACAAATCTCACAATGGGCACCCATCCTTCAACGCGCCTACAAAGTACTGATAGACGGAGGAAGTTCGCGAAGCAGCCTGTTAGACCAACTCATGGCGACTTTCCTCCTTGATTATGCGAAGCTGCTGGTTAAACGTTTCCCTAAAGAAACGAAAGAGCTAAGCGACCTGCATCGGGAAATGGTACGGAAGGACGAACTGAAGAAAGGTAACTGGGGCTATCGCAATCTGCAGGAACTCACCATCCGTCAGAAAACGGGCAAAGAAGAGAAATTCCACGTTTACAGGCAGCTGTTATGCCGGACATTGGACCTTCTGGAAAGCAAGGAGAGACCTTTACCCCTATTGTCCACTCCCACCCATGCTCCAATGTTTATCGAACCGGCAACCTTGGTGGAACGGTTGAAGCAATACCGGCAGGCAAACGCCGAGCCGGACGATATGGATATGCAAATCGCACTCTCGCGAGTGGCATTGGATGATTCGTCACAAGAACTCCCCATCCTCCTTCAAGGCTTAGAGGGAGAATACCGACGCTTGCTGGCTTTCTTGCTGGGAGCGGACGACGCACGCCCCCAAGCGCCCTTCACCCATCCTTCCTGGTGGATGACGGCAGGACTCATCAAGTCGCCCGAGACAATCTACGCCGAATTCAAAGATTTCTCATACAATAAAGGGCCGCGCGAGTTCCTGACCGGAAACTTTACGTGGAGGACCTATCTGAAAACGCACTCATATACCGATTACAACAAGAAAGTCGTAGAATGGACCACCCCGATTCTTGCTTTCGACATTCCGGAAAGCAAAAACGCTCATGTCGTCAACAAAGATACATTTGATGAGAGAATCAACTACCATTCATGCGATTCACATCCGTTAGTGGTCGAAATGTATCCGCTGATAGAACGTTTCGACGATATACTAAATGACTTGCCGCGTTTGGCATGGTTAACTCCCAATATGCCGGAACCCTTATTTGTATGGTGTATCCGCAGTGCCATATACGATCCGAGGGTAGCCGAGGTTCGGGAGACAGACATCACCCGGACCGCCATCGAGGCACTTCATCAGTTAAGGCATGCTTGGCACGAAGTGTCTTATCTGCTGGAAGCCACTTGCATGTTGGTAGCGGATAAGACTTCCCGTTCTTATGCCGCTGAAATCTGGATAGATCGTGTAGGCAAAGGGTGCATGGACAGCAAGCGCATAGGCAAAATATTAGGTTCACATCAACATACCGGCTGGGGACCGTTGAAAAGACTCACCGACCTGATGGAGCGACAAATGATGAATGTCAGTCCCCTGCACAACCGGGAACTGGAGACACTCATCGCGGCAATGCTGGCGGAACTTCCGGAAAAGCCGGTCAAAGATTTGAAGAAGTTGCTGGAGATATATGCGGAACTGTTGTCCGTCAACAACAGCAAAGCCGAAGACGAACAGGTCTTGCATCTGTTGGACATTTGGAAAGGGGTAGCCAACCTGAAGAAAGCGGTGGATAATATCCAACATTAA
- a CDS encoding SAM-dependent methyltransferase — MMQISPETLLFICEHSSDDVRELALQAKKYPDIDMPTAITQIAGRKVAAEKIPSWWKIEKIWYPKHLSLEQCSSEITARYKARLLQGESLTDLTGGFGIDCSFLATGFKSATYVERQEELCEIAAHNFTILNLNHINIRNEDGVAYLQTMSPVDCIFLDPARRNEHGGKTVAISDCEPNVAELEELLLHKANRVMIKLSPMLDLSLALKELQQTQEVHILSVNNECKELLILLGQTPPTEISIHCVNLSTKGLQEEQHFVFTREQEQCSECIYTDSLETYLYEPNASLLKAGAFRSITAAYPVRKLHPNSHLYTSDTFIENFPGRIFRIVNRCSFNKKEVKKNLVDLKKANVTVRNFPATVAELRKRIHLAEGGDTYLFASTLNNGQKVLIRCEKV, encoded by the coding sequence ATGATGCAAATCTCCCCCGAAACCCTACTTTTCATTTGCGAACATTCATCAGACGATGTACGTGAACTGGCTTTACAAGCTAAAAAGTACCCGGACATAGATATGCCGACCGCCATCACTCAAATTGCGGGAAGGAAGGTTGCCGCCGAAAAGATTCCCTCATGGTGGAAGATAGAAAAAATATGGTATCCGAAACATTTGTCGCTGGAGCAATGCTCTTCTGAAATCACCGCCCGCTACAAAGCGCGTCTTTTGCAGGGAGAGTCTCTGACCGATCTCACCGGAGGCTTCGGCATTGACTGTTCTTTTCTTGCCACCGGATTCAAGTCCGCCACTTACGTAGAACGTCAGGAGGAACTCTGCGAAATAGCTGCACACAACTTTACCATACTGAATCTAAACCATATAAACATAAGAAACGAAGATGGAGTAGCCTATCTGCAAACCATGTCCCCCGTAGATTGTATTTTTCTCGACCCCGCTCGCCGCAATGAGCACGGTGGAAAAACGGTTGCCATCTCCGACTGCGAACCAAACGTAGCCGAACTGGAAGAGCTTTTACTTCACAAAGCCAACCGGGTAATGATAAAACTCTCGCCCATGCTTGATCTTTCATTGGCACTGAAAGAGCTGCAACAGACACAGGAAGTGCATATTCTATCCGTCAACAACGAATGTAAGGAACTACTCATCCTACTCGGACAGACCCCACCAACCGAAATCTCCATTCATTGTGTGAACCTCTCCACGAAAGGGCTTCAAGAAGAACAACACTTTGTATTTACCCGCGAACAGGAGCAATGCAGCGAATGTATCTATACGGATTCTTTAGAAACCTATCTTTACGAACCGAATGCCTCCCTTCTGAAAGCCGGTGCTTTTCGCAGCATTACCGCAGCCTATCCTGTCCGTAAACTGCATCCCAACAGTCATCTGTATACTTCCGATACTTTCATAGAAAACTTCCCCGGAAGAATATTCCGTATTGTCAACCGGTGCAGTTTCAATAAAAAAGAGGTAAAGAAAAATCTGGTAGACCTGAAAAAAGCCAATGTAACTGTCCGTAACTTCCCCGCTACAGTAGCCGAACTCCGCAAACGAATCCATCTGGCTGAAGGAGGAGATACCTACTTATTTGCCAGTACATTAAATAATGGACAAAAAGTACTGATTCGCTGTGAGAAAGTCTGA
- a CDS encoding TonB-dependent receptor codes for MKRFLKFIPFALLVMSTSGNTFAEEKVSIVRQGTIRGRIVDSSQQTLPGASIYIEKLHTGVTSDVNGYYTFANLTPGTYTIKVSYVGYSPVEMKITIPAGKTLEKDVVLNEGLELQEVVVGGAFQGQRRAINSQKNKLGITNVVSADQVGKFPDSNIGDALKRINGINVQYDQGEARFGQVRGTSPDLSSVTINGNRLPSAEGDTRNVQLDLIPADMIQTIEVNKVVTSDMDGDAIGGSINLVTKSTPYKRVISATAGTGYNWISKKAQLNLGFTYGDRFFNNKLGMMAAVSYQNAPVGSDDVEFEYDVNKKGEVVMVEAQKRQYYVTRERQSYSLAFDYAIHPNHRLTLQGIYNRRHDWENRYRVTYKDLDKTGLDDEGEMQQSAQIETKGGSPNNRNARLELQQTMDFSLDGEHQFGKLSMNWGASYARASEDRPNERYFNLKQDFLGFNIVDAGGRFPYVTTDVSLHNGKVDGERGKWKVKELTESNQEIYEKDLKFKVDFELPLVNGIYGNSLKFGAKYTSKTKNRDVTCYDYADAYKDTYQTAYMDNLTSHIRDGFMPGNQYKATDFVSKEYLGSLDLKNMEGEQVLEESSSNYHAEENVTSAFFRFDQILGKRLKMMLGLRMEATRIKYNGWNWLVDEDENETLQPTGNHKNNYTNWLPSVLLKYDVTDDFKVRASFTETLSRPKYSALIPCVNINRSDNELVMGNSDLTPTISYNFDLSADYYFKSVGLVSAGIFYKKINDFIVDQVISDYTYQNNEYKKFTQPKNAGDADLLGVELAYQRDFSFIAPALKCVGFYGTYTYTHTKVNNFNFEGRENEKDLSLPGSPEHTANASLYFEKKGFNVRLSYNFASSFIDEMGEVAALDRYYDAVNYMDLNASYTFGKKFKTTFYADATNLLNQPLRYYQGTKERTMQSEHYGVKINAGVKINF; via the coding sequence ATGAAACGATTTCTCAAATTTATCCCCTTCGCTCTTTTAGTCATGAGCACAAGCGGTAACACTTTCGCAGAAGAAAAAGTGAGCATAGTCAGACAAGGCACTATCCGCGGACGCATTGTAGATAGTTCCCAACAAACCCTCCCGGGAGCGTCCATTTACATCGAAAAATTACACACCGGAGTGACGAGTGATGTTAACGGTTATTATACTTTCGCCAATCTTACTCCAGGCACATATACCATCAAAGTCAGCTACGTAGGCTACTCACCCGTCGAAATGAAAATCACCATTCCGGCTGGAAAGACACTTGAGAAAGACGTAGTCTTGAATGAAGGACTCGAGTTGCAAGAGGTGGTAGTAGGCGGAGCTTTCCAGGGTCAACGCCGCGCCATCAATTCGCAGAAGAACAAGCTGGGAATCACCAATGTCGTTTCAGCCGACCAGGTAGGTAAATTTCCCGATTCCAATATCGGGGATGCATTGAAACGTATCAATGGTATCAATGTACAATACGATCAGGGAGAAGCCCGCTTCGGACAAGTGCGTGGCACTTCACCCGATCTTAGTTCCGTTACAATCAACGGCAACCGCCTCCCTTCTGCCGAAGGCGACACACGTAACGTCCAGCTCGACCTTATCCCCGCTGACATGATACAGACCATCGAAGTAAACAAAGTAGTTACTTCGGATATGGATGGAGACGCCATCGGTGGTTCTATCAATCTGGTCACTAAAAGTACTCCTTACAAGAGAGTTATCAGTGCTACAGCAGGAACAGGATACAACTGGATCAGCAAGAAAGCCCAATTGAACCTGGGTTTCACTTATGGTGACCGTTTCTTTAACAACAAACTGGGAATGATGGCAGCCGTTTCTTATCAAAATGCTCCGGTAGGTTCGGATGATGTAGAATTTGAATACGATGTCAACAAGAAAGGAGAGGTCGTAATGGTGGAAGCACAAAAACGCCAATACTACGTGACACGTGAACGCCAAAGCTACTCACTCGCCTTCGACTACGCAATACATCCGAACCACCGACTGACGCTGCAAGGCATCTACAACCGCCGTCACGACTGGGAAAACCGCTATCGCGTTACCTACAAGGACTTGGACAAAACAGGACTGGACGATGAAGGCGAAATGCAACAATCTGCCCAAATAGAGACCAAGGGGGGTAGCCCCAACAACAGAAATGCCCGTCTGGAACTGCAACAGACAATGGATTTCAGTCTGGACGGAGAACATCAGTTCGGTAAACTGTCCATGAACTGGGGAGCTTCTTACGCACGTGCCAGTGAAGACCGCCCGAACGAAAGATATTTCAATCTGAAACAGGATTTTCTGGGATTTAATATCGTAGATGCAGGCGGCCGTTTCCCGTATGTGACAACAGACGTAAGTCTGCACAACGGAAAAGTGGACGGCGAAAGAGGTAAATGGAAAGTGAAAGAACTGACTGAGAGCAATCAGGAAATCTACGAAAAAGACTTGAAATTCAAAGTTGACTTCGAACTGCCGCTGGTTAACGGAATCTATGGAAACAGCCTGAAATTCGGAGCCAAATACACATCCAAGACTAAAAATCGCGATGTGACCTGCTACGACTACGCAGATGCATACAAAGATACCTACCAGACAGCATACATGGACAATCTCACAAGCCATATTCGTGACGGTTTCATGCCGGGCAATCAGTATAAAGCCACTGATTTCGTATCGAAAGAATACCTGGGTTCGCTCGACCTGAAAAACATGGAAGGCGAACAAGTGCTTGAAGAATCTTCCAGCAACTATCACGCCGAAGAAAATGTCACTTCCGCTTTCTTCCGCTTCGACCAGATCCTGGGAAAGAGACTAAAAATGATGCTGGGACTCCGTATGGAAGCCACTCGTATCAAATACAACGGCTGGAACTGGCTGGTGGATGAAGACGAAAATGAAACGCTTCAACCGACCGGGAATCATAAGAACAATTATACCAACTGGCTCCCCAGTGTTTTATTGAAATATGATGTAACCGATGACTTCAAAGTCCGCGCATCTTTCACAGAGACATTGAGCCGTCCCAAATATTCCGCATTAATTCCGTGCGTCAATATCAACCGCAGCGATAACGAACTGGTGATGGGTAACTCCGACCTGACTCCCACTATTTCATACAACTTCGATTTAAGTGCCGATTACTATTTCAAGAGTGTCGGTCTGGTCAGCGCAGGTATCTTCTATAAGAAGATCAATGACTTTATTGTCGATCAGGTGATTAGTGATTATACCTACCAGAATAACGAATACAAGAAATTCACCCAACCCAAGAACGCAGGTGATGCCGACTTACTTGGTGTGGAACTTGCCTATCAACGCGATTTCAGCTTCATTGCTCCCGCATTGAAATGCGTAGGATTCTACGGTACATACACCTACACTCACACCAAAGTGAATAACTTCAACTTCGAAGGACGCGAAAATGAGAAAGATCTTTCCTTACCCGGTTCTCCCGAACACACGGCAAACGCATCGCTCTACTTTGAGAAAAAAGGGTTCAACGTTCGTCTATCCTACAACTTTGCATCCAGCTTCATCGATGAAATGGGAGAAGTTGCCGCACTGGACCGTTACTACGATGCCGTAAATTACATGGACCTGAACGCAAGCTATACATTCGGCAAAAAGTTCAAAACAACATTCTATGCAGACGCCACCAATCTATTGAATCAACCTTTACGTTATTATCAAGGCACTAAAGAGCGTACCATGCAGTCAGAGCACTATGGCGTAAAGATAAATGCCGGTGTAAAAATAAACTTCTGA